One region of Sardina pilchardus chromosome 18, fSarPil1.1, whole genome shotgun sequence genomic DNA includes:
- the six2a gene encoding homeobox protein SIX2a isoform X2: MSMLPTFGFTQEQVACVCEVLQQGGNIERLGRFLWSLPACEHLHKNESVLKAKAVVAFHRGNFRELYKILESHQFSPHNHPKLQQLWLKAHYIEAEKLRGRPLGAVGKYRVRRKFPLPRSIWDGEETSYCFKEKSRSVLREWYTHNPYPSPREKRELAEATGLTTTQVSNWFKNRRQRDRAAEAKERENNENSNTNSHNPLSSSMNGNKTILGSSDDDKTPSGTPDHTSSSPALLLTSNSGLQSLHGLAPPPGPSAIPVPSVDSVHHHHSLHETILNPMSSNLVDLGS; the protein is encoded by the exons ATGTCAATGCTCCCAACCTTTGGTTTTACGCAAGAGCAAGTGGCGTGCGTTTGCGAGGTTTTGCAACAAGGTGGTAACATCGAGCGGCTCGGGCGCTTTCTTTGGTCCCTGCCGGCGTGCGAACACCTCCACAAAAACGAAAGCGTCCTGAAAGCGAAGGCGGTAGTCGCCTTCCATCGGGGAAACTTCAGGGAGCTCTACAAAATCCTCGAGAGCCACCAGTTCTCGCCACACAACCACCCgaagctgcagcagctgtggcTCAAGGCGCACTACATTGAAGCAGAGAAGCTCCGGGGCCGCCCTCTCGGGGCAGTGGGGAAGTACCGTGTCCGCAGAAAGTTCCCCCTGCCCCGGTCGATCTGGGACGGTGAGGAGACCAGCTACTGCTTCAAAGAGAAGAGCCGGAGCGTACTTAGGGAGTGGTATACCCACAATCCGTACCCTTCCCCGCGGGAGAAGAGGGAGTTGGCCGAGGCTACCGGGCTGACCACCACACAAGTCAGCAACTGGTTCAAAAACAGACGACAAAGAGACCGTGCGGCAGAGGCCAAGGAGAG GGAAAACAACGAGAACTCAAATACGAACAGCCATAACCCGCTCTCGTCTTCGATGAACGGAAATAAAACGATACTGGGCAGTTCGGACGACGACAAAACGCCTTCGGGGACCCCGGATCACACCTCGTCGAGTCCAGCTTTGCTCCTGACGTCGAACTCGGGATTGCAGTCGCTGCACGGATTGGCCCCGCCGCCTGGCCCGAGTGCTATCCCGGTACCGAGTGTGGATTCCGTACACCATCATCACTCTCTGCACGAGACCATACTGAACCCTATGTCGTCCAACCTGGTCGACCTTGGCTCCTAA
- the six2a gene encoding homeobox protein SIX2a isoform X1 has protein sequence MSMLPTFGFTQEQVACVCEVLQQGGNIERLGRFLWSLPACEHLHKNESVLKAKAVVAFHRGNFRELYKILESHQFSPHNHPKLQQLWLKAHYIEAEKLRGRPLGAVGKYRVRRKFPLPRSIWDGEETSYCFKEKSRSVLREWYTHNPYPSPREKRELAEATGLTTTQVSNWFKNRRQRDRAAEAKERYEENNENSNTNSHNPLSSSMNGNKTILGSSDDDKTPSGTPDHTSSSPALLLTSNSGLQSLHGLAPPPGPSAIPVPSVDSVHHHHSLHETILNPMSSNLVDLGS, from the exons ATGTCAATGCTCCCAACCTTTGGTTTTACGCAAGAGCAAGTGGCGTGCGTTTGCGAGGTTTTGCAACAAGGTGGTAACATCGAGCGGCTCGGGCGCTTTCTTTGGTCCCTGCCGGCGTGCGAACACCTCCACAAAAACGAAAGCGTCCTGAAAGCGAAGGCGGTAGTCGCCTTCCATCGGGGAAACTTCAGGGAGCTCTACAAAATCCTCGAGAGCCACCAGTTCTCGCCACACAACCACCCgaagctgcagcagctgtggcTCAAGGCGCACTACATTGAAGCAGAGAAGCTCCGGGGCCGCCCTCTCGGGGCAGTGGGGAAGTACCGTGTCCGCAGAAAGTTCCCCCTGCCCCGGTCGATCTGGGACGGTGAGGAGACCAGCTACTGCTTCAAAGAGAAGAGCCGGAGCGTACTTAGGGAGTGGTATACCCACAATCCGTACCCTTCCCCGCGGGAGAAGAGGGAGTTGGCCGAGGCTACCGGGCTGACCACCACACAAGTCAGCAACTGGTTCAAAAACAGACGACAAAGAGACCGTGCGGCAGAGGCCAAGGAGAGGTACGA GGAAAACAACGAGAACTCAAATACGAACAGCCATAACCCGCTCTCGTCTTCGATGAACGGAAATAAAACGATACTGGGCAGTTCGGACGACGACAAAACGCCTTCGGGGACCCCGGATCACACCTCGTCGAGTCCAGCTTTGCTCCTGACGTCGAACTCGGGATTGCAGTCGCTGCACGGATTGGCCCCGCCGCCTGGCCCGAGTGCTATCCCGGTACCGAGTGTGGATTCCGTACACCATCATCACTCTCTGCACGAGACCATACTGAACCCTATGTCGTCCAACCTGGTCGACCTTGGCTCCTAA